A genomic segment from Lates calcarifer isolate ASB-BC8 linkage group LG13, TLL_Latcal_v3, whole genome shotgun sequence encodes:
- the thoc5 gene encoding THO complex subunit 5 homolog, protein MSSDALKKRKSKVLRSEGGTPEMKRGRGDGDQQDARVYSEEVELDSRDPEQDYLQYKESCESLATLMSEIQELKANGAKEGCAEVEQRRMQSCIHFMNLKKLNRLAHMRLKRGRDQTHEAKQRVDVLHLQLQNLLYEVMHLQKEISKCLEFKSKHEEIDLVSEEEFNQEAPQEISRPHLTKNDPHQLTLARLDWELEQRKRLAEKYKESQATKEKIQKSIEVKKEHLRSLQPGLNAIMQASLPVQEYLSMPYEQTQKQTEIARHLPPPLYVLFVQANAYGQACDKNLCVSISGDVDEAKALSKPPEDSQDDESDSDAEEEQEKTKRRRPTTGGQLDDKRREMLKRHPLSLCLDLKCKDGSILHLFFYYLMNLNIMTVKTKVSTSTDLNTAISAGELLKADTLLSCLYTSDQGRETPNPANRYQFDKVGIISFADYVEELGHPYMWVQSLGGLHFPSDASEGVRVGSSLSASHMESTMKLLRGRVQSRLALHKQFASLEHSIIPVSSECQHLFPAKIISRLARWTTITHQEYLELPYIRHVTDAGLAKETDLYFMAVVERGTARLQAAVVLSPRYPEISPLFSLCLSWKGERSGRTDDNLRAMESEVNVFKNELQGPRPGHQLLTNQIARLCVCLDVYLETEGQDDSVEGPREFPREKMCLRTVRGPNRLKPFKYNHPQGFFSHR, encoded by the exons AAGAAACGCAAGTCGAAGGTTCTCCGCAGTGAAGGAGGAACCCCGGAGATGAAGCGAGGTCGCGGAGACGGGGACCAGCAG gaTGCACGTGTGTACAgtgaggaggtggagctggacAGCAGGGACCCTGAACAGGACTATCTACAGTACAAAGAGTCATGTGAGAGTTTGGCCACTCTCATGAGTGAGATCCAGGAGCTTAAAGCCAACGGAGCCAAGGAGGGG TGTGCTGAGGTCGAGCAGAGACGTATGCAGAGCTGCATCCACTTTATGAATCTGAAAAAACTCAATCGTCTGGCTCATATGCGGctgaagagaggcagagaccAGACACACGAG GCAAAGCAGAGAGTGGATGTGCTGCACCTTCAGTTACAAAACCTGCTGTATGAAGTTATGCATCTTCAGAAGGAGATCAGCAAGTGTTTGGAGTTCAA gtCTAAACATGAGGAGATAGACTTGGTGTCTGAGGAAGAGTTTAACCAGGAGGCCCCGCAGGAGATTTCCAGGCCCCACCTCACCAAAAATGACCCTCATCAACTCACACTGGCTCGACTGGACTGGGAGCTTGAGCAGAGAAAGAG GTTGGCAGAGAAATACAAGGAGTCACAGGCCACAAAGGAGAAAATCCAGAAGAGCATTGAGGTGAAGAAGGAGCATCTGAGAAGCTTACAGCCAGGACTGAACGCCATCATGCAG GCATCTCTCCCGGTGCAGGAGTACCTGTCCATGCCTTATGAACAGACtcagaaacagactgagattGCCCGccacctccctccacctctatatgtgttgtttgttcAAGCCAATGCCTATGGCCAGGCCTGTG acaaGAACCTGTGTGTGTCAATCAGTGGTGATGTGGATGAGGCCAAAGCCTTGTCCAAACCTCCAGAAGATTCTCAGG ATGATGAGAGTGACTCCGATGCAGAGGAAGAGCAAGAGAAAACT aagaggagaaggcCAACTACAGGTGGCCAGCTGGATGACAAGAGACGGGAGATGCTGAAAAGGCaccctctgtccctctgcttAGACCTCAAGTGTAAAG ATGGCAGcatcctccatctcttcttctACTACCTGATGAATCTGAACATTATGACGGTCAAGACCAAGGTCTCCACCTCCACAGACCTAAACACAGCCATCAGTGCAGG GGAGCTGCTCAAAGCAGACACTCTACTCAGCTGTCTCTACACCAGCGACCAGGGACGGGAAACACCCAATCCAGCAAATCGCTACCAGTTTGATAAAGTCGG AATCATTTCCTTTGCTGATTATGTGGAGGAGCTGGGACATCCTTACATGTGGGTTCAGAGTCTCGGAGGACTACATTTTCCTAGTGATGCTTCAGAG GGTGTCCGTGTGGGCAGTTCTCTGAGTGCCAGCCACATGGAGAGCACCATGAAGCTGCTGAGGGGACGAGTTCAGTCTCGCTTGGCTTTGCACAAACAGTTTGCCTCTTTAG AGCACAGCATTATCCCGGTCTCCAGTGAGTGTCAGCACCTCTTTCCTGCCAAGATCATCTCCCGTTTAGCCCGCTGGACCACTATCACCCACCAGGAGTACCTG GAGCTGCCATATATACGTCATGTGACTGATGCAGGGCTGGCAAAGGAGACTGATCTGTACTTTAtggcagtggtggaaagagGCACAG cTCGTCTCCAGGCCGCAGTGGTGCTGAGCCCCCGTTACCCAGAgatctctcctcttttctccctctgtctcagctgGAAGGGAGAGCGCAGCGGACGCACTGACGACAACCTTCGA GCCATGGAGAGTGAGGTCAATGTGTTCAAAAATGAACTACAGGGACCACGTCCAGGACACCAGctcctgaccaatcagattgcgCGCCTGTGTGTCTGCCTGGATGTGTATTTGGAGACTGAAGGACAAGATGACAGCGTGGAGGGACCACGGGAGTTCCCCCGCGAAAAGATGTGCTTGCGTACTGTCAG GGGTCCAAATCGTCTGAAACCATTCAAGTACAACCATCCTCAGGGCTTCTTCAGTCATCGCTAA
- the LOC108878610 gene encoding neurofilament heavy polypeptide, whose amino-acid sequence MSFAVEHHYYGPTSYRKARPASVSSSGFHSQRRRLTYSQPSSADSLETFNGDMTRRSEKEILQALNDRFASYIDKVRNLEMHNRNLEAEAAALRQSQAGRASVGEHYERELGDLRGLLQQLTGEKARATLEHEHLEEDIQHLRVRLEDEARNREELEAAARAMKKYVEECRLARLELDKKLRALEEEAVFLKKNHEEEVAELLAQIQGAEVSFDMRDALKADVTSALREIRAQLDSHANKSATHAEEWFKVRMERLSDAARSNQDAIRGTQEEIVEYRRQLQSRTIELETLRGTKESLERQRMESEDRHHDDLNSLQETINQLDNELKTTKWEMASQLKDYQDLLNVKMALDIEIAAYRKLLEGEENRFVSGGGPYSYLESRISTHLKVKGEEISDTVIVEEQTDETQVTEVTEEAEEEEKKEEEEEEAGEEGEEGEETKEEEEGEEGEGKEEEGEAEAEAEEEKEEEGEEKGEEEKEEEVEEKGEEEEAAEEEEKPKSPEKAASPPAKSPQPKSPAVKSPESKSPQKSPESKSPVVKSPAKSPAVKSPAGEESKSPAPKSPVSKSPPSKSPESKSPPTKTPEAKSPEKEKDKPVPAKDTPKEEKKEEKPQPVKEEKKEKEQPVKEEKKQEPKEKEPESKAEKTDKPDTKKESKAEEAPKKEDAPKPAAPSKPAEEKPAPKPEAKESAPPAKEEKPAAPKSEKAEPEVKPAPKAEPEKPAAKKEEKKPEKKPEEKPAPKAEPEKAEAKKEEKKPEEKKESKEVKEAAKAEKAEKSSSTESKESKEEKAKK is encoded by the exons ATGAGTTTCGCGGTAGAGCACCACTACTACGGGCCGACCTCGTACCGCAAGGCACGGCCTGCGTCCGTGTCCTCCAGCGGGTTTCACTCCCAGCGCCGCCGCCTCACTTACAGCCAGCCGTCCTCCGCCGACAGCCTGGAAACCTTCAACGGCGACATGACACGGAGGAGCGAGAAAGAGATCCTGCAGGCTCTGAACGACCGCTTCGCCAGCTACATTGACAAGGTGCGGAACCTCGAGATGCACAACCGCAACTTGGAGGCGGAAGCGGCTGCGCTGCGACAGAGCCAGGCCGGACGCGCCTCTGTCGGGGAGCACTACGAGCGAGAGCTGGGCGACCTGAGGGGTCTCCTGCAGCAGTTAACCGGGGAGAAGGCCCGCGCCACCCTGGAGCACGAGCACCTGGAGGAGGACATCCAGCACCTGCGGGTCAGGCTGGAGGACGAGGCGCGCAACCGGGAAGAGTTGGAGGCTGCCGCTCGCGCCATGAAAAAGTACGTGGAGGAGTGCAGGCTGGCTCGACTGGAGCTGGACAAGAAGCTCCGTGCCCTGGAGGAGGAGGCCGTTTTCCTGAAGAAGAACCACGAGGAGGAGGTCGCTGAGCTCCTCGCGCAGATTCAGGGCGCGGAGGTGAGCTTCGACATGCGGGACGCGCTCAAGGCGGACGTCACCAGCGCGCTGCGGGAGATCCGCGCACAGCTGGACAGTCACGCAAACAAGAGCGCGACGCACGCAGAGGAATGGTTCAAAG TGCGTATGGAGCGCCTGTCTGACGCCGCTAGGTCTAACCAGGACGCCATCCGTGGAACCCAGGAGGAGATCGTAGAGTACCGCCGCCAGCTCCAGAGCCGCACCATCGAGCTGGAGACTCTCAGAGGAACCAAGGAGTCCCTGGAGAGGCAGCGTATGGAGAGTGAAGACAGACACCATGATGACCTCAACTCACTACAG GAGACCATCAATCAGCTGGATAATGAGCTGAAAACCACCAAATGGGAGATGGCCAGCCAGCTGAAAGACTATCAGGACCTGCTGAATGTGAAGATGGCTCTAGATATTGAGATCGCTGCTTATAG gaagttactggagggagaggagaatcGCTTTGTGTCAGGAGGAGGTCCGTACTCCTACCTGGAAAGCAGAATCTCTACCCACCTcaaagtgaaaggagaggagatcTCAGATACAGTCATTGTGGAGGAACAGACAGATGAGACCCAGGTGACAGAGGTGACAGAGGAGgccgaggaggaggaaaagaaggaagaagaggaagaggaggcaggagaggagggagaggaaggagaagagaccaaagaagaggaggaaggtgaggagggagaaggcaaggaggaagaaggagaggcagaggcagaggcagaggaggagaaggaagaagagggagaagaaaagggagaggaggaaaaagaagaggaagtggaagagaagggagaggaagaggaggcagccGAGGAAGAGGAGAAGCCCAAATCTCCAGAGAAGGCTGCGTCTCCTCCTGCAAAATCCCCTCAACCTAAATCTCCTGCTGTCAAGTCACCGGAATCCAAATCTCCACAAAAATCACCAGAATCCAAATCACCAGTGGTCAAATCACCTGCTAAGTCACCTGCAGTTAAATCCCCAGCAGGAGAAGAGTCAAAGTCACCTGCACCAAAATCACCTGTGTCAAAATCCCCACCCAGCAAATCCCCTGAATCCAAATCTCCCCCTACCAAGACCCCTGAGGCAAAGTCtccagagaaagagaaggacaagCCCGTCCCTGCCAAAGACACCCctaaggaggagaagaaagaggagaagccTCAGCCtgtgaaggaggaaaagaaggagaaagagcagCCTgtgaaggaagagaagaagcagGAGCCCAAAGAGAAAGAGCCTGAGAGCAAAGCGGAGAAGACAGACAAACCTGATACAAAGAAGGAGAGCAAAGCAGAAGAAGCGCCAAAGAAGGAGGATGCTCCAAAACCTGCTGCTCCCAGCAAGCCAGCAGAGGAGAAACCCGCCCCCAAGCCTGAGGCTAAAGAGAGCGCTCCCCCCGCCAAGGAGGAGAAGCCTGCCGCTCCTAAATCTGAGAAGGCCGAGCCTGAGGTGAAGCCCGCTCCTAAAGCCGAGCCCGAGAAACCGGCGGccaaaaaggaggagaagaagccCGAGAAGAAGCCAGAGGAGAAGCCTGCTCCTAAAGCCGAGCCCGAGAAAGCAGAGGccaagaaggaggagaagaagcccgaggagaaaaaggagagcaAGGAAGTGAAGGAAGCTGCAAAggcagagaaagcagagaaatcTTCTAGCACCGAGTCAAAAGAGAGCAAAGAGGAGAAGGCCAAGAAGTAA
- the fancg gene encoding Fanconi anemia group G protein isoform X1: MSDKMYQPTNLLNKWVQENNELVNKCKFAFASSFQQQEGGGDTLSRDQNQTPLRSYSSEFHKLLRKIQGVPPLVNHTHLELSVVYNACVCSTAQSQFTEAELLLIQAIQRALQMTGDEPVASNRTVFWRTVLKSVGNTTFNTCVRYLLCLQWAIWLATCQLTIIQELKEELSSLFETLCGGVGDDKKNEARGKSSDIPLLVTDPRGLVELLQICTSIIQGAERLSEGQSSEALSALQTASSLPAPRALLAYVHFLSGSCLAHMSRPQMALQCYRKALVTDACCVSALYQSMLIYRQLGNTQAEIQALRLLQSTLMLPSVTVPALATTHLLSPSLLLCSQSLSSLLSVPSALSVLHSLALKCVLHGRVSEGVEHYLDLLAALHSEDQHGVHAEAPALPRLPELYLEAGAALLMARRPADCMALCNEVISTTLELLPEKVVLEDPEETSEAETRDMSVDGEDRVGMLLWTGAAYLLQGHCHTHLKDWKQAVTHYTRCINLLVRVRFKKKGFQPQITSGDMVVKQGTHLCILQRLKGLSLAGRGISFTQTDQLKEALRDLLLSLQASPECVGAGLWCGEVLWRLGRRQEAAACWEKTWSFTTQHHSAEGLPVYLQEPQSGPLLDSTELRHRIQELGPN; the protein is encoded by the exons ATGTCTGATAAAATGTATCAACCAAcaaatttattaaataaatggGTCCAGGAAAACAACGAGTTGGTAAACAAATGTAAG TTTGCATTCGCTTCATCAtttcagcagcaggaaggaggaggagacaccTTGAGCCGAGATCAAAACCAGACTCCTCTAAGATCGTACTCATCTGAGTTTCACAAACTTTTAAGGAAAATCCAAG GTGTTCCTCCTCTTGTCAATCACACTCATTTGGAGCTGTCAGTGGTCTACAATGCCTGTGTGTGCTCCACTGCCCAGTCTCAGTTCACAGAAGCTGAGCTGCTTCTCATACAGGCTATACAGAGAG CTCTACAGATGACAGGAGATGAACCTGTGGCTTCAAACCGCACTGTGTTTTGGAGAACAGTTCTCAAATCAGTTGGAAACACAACTTTTAATACTTGTGTCCGGTAccttctctgtctgcagtggGCAATATGGTTGGCAACCTGCCAGCTGACAATTATACAGGAATTAAAG GAGGAGCTGTCCTCTTTGTTTGAGACACTATGTGGTGGAGTTGGGGACGACAAGAAGAATGAGGCAAGAGGAAAGTCGTCTGATATTCCACTATTGGTGACAGACCCAAGAGGGCTTGTTGAATTATTGCAGATCTGCACTTCCATCATCCAAG GTGCTGAAAGGTTGAGTGAAGGTCAGAGTTCAGAAGCACTGTCTGCTCTACAAACAGCTTCCTCCCTGCCGGCTCCCAGAGCTCTACTAGCATATGTGCACTTCCTCTCAGGGTCCTGCCTCGCTCATATG aGCCGCCCTCAGATGGCACTGCAGTGTTACAGGAAGGCGCTGGTGACGGACGCCTGTTGTGTATCTGCTCTGTACCAGAGCATGCTCATCTACAGACAGCTGGGCAACACACAGGCTGAGATACAAGCTCTTCGGTTGCTGCAGTCA ACTTTGATGTTGCCCTCTGTTACAGTGCCCGCTCTGGCCACCACCCATCTCCTCTCCCCGTCCTTACTGCTCTGCAGCCAATCACTAAGCAGCCTGCTCTCAGTtccctctgccctctctgtcCTTCACAGTCTGGCCCTGAAGTGTGTGCTCCATGGGAG GGTATCAGAGGGTGTGGAGCATTATCTGGACCTGCTGGCTGCCCTTCACTCAGAAGATCAACATGGA GTCCATGCTGAAGCCCCTGCCCTCCCCAGGTTGCCTGAGCTTTATCTGGAGGCTGGCGCTGCCTTGCTCATGGCCAGGCGGCCTGCAGATTGCATGGCATTGTGTAATGAAGTCATCAGCACCACACTGGAACTGCTGCCAGAGAAGGTGGTGTTGGAGGATCCAGAGGAGACGAGTGAGGCTGAGACCAGGGACATGAGCGTGGACGGGGAGGACAGGGTGGGGATGTTGCTCTGGACTGGGGCCGCATACCTCCTGCAGGGTCACTGCCACACTCACCTGAAGGACTGGAAACAAGCTGTGACTCACTACACTAG GTGTATCAACCTGCTGGTGAGGGTCCGCTTTAAAAAGAAAG GTTTCCAACCACAGATCACCAGTGGAGACATGGTTGTCAAACAGGGAACACATCTGTGTATCCTCCAAAGGCTGAAAGGGCTTTCACTAGCTGGTAGGGGTATCAGCTTCACTCAGACAGACCAACTGAAAGAGGCACTGAGAGACCTCCTGCTCAGCCTCCAGGCATCCCCAG AGTGTGTGGGTGCAGGGCTGTGGTGTGGTGAAGTGCTGTGGAGGCTTGGCAGGAGACAGGAGGCAGCAGCTTGTTGGGAAAAGACCTGGAGCTTCACCACACAGCACCACTCAGCAGA GGGTCTGCCTGTGTACCTGCAGGAACCCCAGTCTGGCCCTTTGTTGGACTCCACGGAGCTGCGGCACAGAATACAGGAACTTGGTCCTAACTAG
- the fancg gene encoding Fanconi anemia group G protein isoform X3 has translation MSDKMYQPTNLLNKWVQENNELVNKCKQEGGGDTLSRDQNQTPLRSYSSEFHKLLRKIQGVPPLVNHTHLELSVVYNACVCSTAQSQFTEAELLLIQAIQRALQMTGDEPVASNRTVFWRTVLKSVGNTTFNTCVRYLLCLQWAIWLATCQLTIIQELKEELSSLFETLCGGVGDDKKNEARGKSSDIPLLVTDPRGLVELLQICTSIIQGAERLSEGQSSEALSALQTASSLPAPRALLAYVHFLSGSCLAHMSRPQMALQCYRKALVTDACCVSALYQSMLIYRQLGNTQAEIQALRLLQSTLMLPSVTVPALATTHLLSPSLLLCSQSLSSLLSVPSALSVLHSLALKCVLHGRVSEGVEHYLDLLAALHSEDQHGVHAEAPALPRLPELYLEAGAALLMARRPADCMALCNEVISTTLELLPEKVVLEDPEETSEAETRDMSVDGEDRVGMLLWTGAAYLLQGHCHTHLKDWKQAVTHYTRCINLLVRVRFKKKGFQPQITSGDMVVKQGTHLCILQRLKGLSLAGRGISFTQTDQLKEALRDLLLSLQASPECVGAGLWCGEVLWRLGRRQEAAACWEKTWSFTTQHHSAEGLPVYLQEPQSGPLLDSTELRHRIQELGPN, from the exons ATGTCTGATAAAATGTATCAACCAAcaaatttattaaataaatggGTCCAGGAAAACAACGAGTTGGTAAACAAATGTAAG caggaaggaggaggagacaccTTGAGCCGAGATCAAAACCAGACTCCTCTAAGATCGTACTCATCTGAGTTTCACAAACTTTTAAGGAAAATCCAAG GTGTTCCTCCTCTTGTCAATCACACTCATTTGGAGCTGTCAGTGGTCTACAATGCCTGTGTGTGCTCCACTGCCCAGTCTCAGTTCACAGAAGCTGAGCTGCTTCTCATACAGGCTATACAGAGAG CTCTACAGATGACAGGAGATGAACCTGTGGCTTCAAACCGCACTGTGTTTTGGAGAACAGTTCTCAAATCAGTTGGAAACACAACTTTTAATACTTGTGTCCGGTAccttctctgtctgcagtggGCAATATGGTTGGCAACCTGCCAGCTGACAATTATACAGGAATTAAAG GAGGAGCTGTCCTCTTTGTTTGAGACACTATGTGGTGGAGTTGGGGACGACAAGAAGAATGAGGCAAGAGGAAAGTCGTCTGATATTCCACTATTGGTGACAGACCCAAGAGGGCTTGTTGAATTATTGCAGATCTGCACTTCCATCATCCAAG GTGCTGAAAGGTTGAGTGAAGGTCAGAGTTCAGAAGCACTGTCTGCTCTACAAACAGCTTCCTCCCTGCCGGCTCCCAGAGCTCTACTAGCATATGTGCACTTCCTCTCAGGGTCCTGCCTCGCTCATATG aGCCGCCCTCAGATGGCACTGCAGTGTTACAGGAAGGCGCTGGTGACGGACGCCTGTTGTGTATCTGCTCTGTACCAGAGCATGCTCATCTACAGACAGCTGGGCAACACACAGGCTGAGATACAAGCTCTTCGGTTGCTGCAGTCA ACTTTGATGTTGCCCTCTGTTACAGTGCCCGCTCTGGCCACCACCCATCTCCTCTCCCCGTCCTTACTGCTCTGCAGCCAATCACTAAGCAGCCTGCTCTCAGTtccctctgccctctctgtcCTTCACAGTCTGGCCCTGAAGTGTGTGCTCCATGGGAG GGTATCAGAGGGTGTGGAGCATTATCTGGACCTGCTGGCTGCCCTTCACTCAGAAGATCAACATGGA GTCCATGCTGAAGCCCCTGCCCTCCCCAGGTTGCCTGAGCTTTATCTGGAGGCTGGCGCTGCCTTGCTCATGGCCAGGCGGCCTGCAGATTGCATGGCATTGTGTAATGAAGTCATCAGCACCACACTGGAACTGCTGCCAGAGAAGGTGGTGTTGGAGGATCCAGAGGAGACGAGTGAGGCTGAGACCAGGGACATGAGCGTGGACGGGGAGGACAGGGTGGGGATGTTGCTCTGGACTGGGGCCGCATACCTCCTGCAGGGTCACTGCCACACTCACCTGAAGGACTGGAAACAAGCTGTGACTCACTACACTAG GTGTATCAACCTGCTGGTGAGGGTCCGCTTTAAAAAGAAAG GTTTCCAACCACAGATCACCAGTGGAGACATGGTTGTCAAACAGGGAACACATCTGTGTATCCTCCAAAGGCTGAAAGGGCTTTCACTAGCTGGTAGGGGTATCAGCTTCACTCAGACAGACCAACTGAAAGAGGCACTGAGAGACCTCCTGCTCAGCCTCCAGGCATCCCCAG AGTGTGTGGGTGCAGGGCTGTGGTGTGGTGAAGTGCTGTGGAGGCTTGGCAGGAGACAGGAGGCAGCAGCTTGTTGGGAAAAGACCTGGAGCTTCACCACACAGCACCACTCAGCAGA GGGTCTGCCTGTGTACCTGCAGGAACCCCAGTCTGGCCCTTTGTTGGACTCCACGGAGCTGCGGCACAGAATACAGGAACTTGGTCCTAACTAG
- the fancg gene encoding Fanconi anemia group G protein isoform X2, whose product MSDKMYQPTNLLNKWVQENNELVNKCKQQEGGGDTLSRDQNQTPLRSYSSEFHKLLRKIQGVPPLVNHTHLELSVVYNACVCSTAQSQFTEAELLLIQAIQRALQMTGDEPVASNRTVFWRTVLKSVGNTTFNTCVRYLLCLQWAIWLATCQLTIIQELKEELSSLFETLCGGVGDDKKNEARGKSSDIPLLVTDPRGLVELLQICTSIIQGAERLSEGQSSEALSALQTASSLPAPRALLAYVHFLSGSCLAHMSRPQMALQCYRKALVTDACCVSALYQSMLIYRQLGNTQAEIQALRLLQSTLMLPSVTVPALATTHLLSPSLLLCSQSLSSLLSVPSALSVLHSLALKCVLHGRVSEGVEHYLDLLAALHSEDQHGVHAEAPALPRLPELYLEAGAALLMARRPADCMALCNEVISTTLELLPEKVVLEDPEETSEAETRDMSVDGEDRVGMLLWTGAAYLLQGHCHTHLKDWKQAVTHYTRCINLLVRVRFKKKGFQPQITSGDMVVKQGTHLCILQRLKGLSLAGRGISFTQTDQLKEALRDLLLSLQASPECVGAGLWCGEVLWRLGRRQEAAACWEKTWSFTTQHHSAEGLPVYLQEPQSGPLLDSTELRHRIQELGPN is encoded by the exons ATGTCTGATAAAATGTATCAACCAAcaaatttattaaataaatggGTCCAGGAAAACAACGAGTTGGTAAACAAATGTAAG cagcaggaaggaggaggagacaccTTGAGCCGAGATCAAAACCAGACTCCTCTAAGATCGTACTCATCTGAGTTTCACAAACTTTTAAGGAAAATCCAAG GTGTTCCTCCTCTTGTCAATCACACTCATTTGGAGCTGTCAGTGGTCTACAATGCCTGTGTGTGCTCCACTGCCCAGTCTCAGTTCACAGAAGCTGAGCTGCTTCTCATACAGGCTATACAGAGAG CTCTACAGATGACAGGAGATGAACCTGTGGCTTCAAACCGCACTGTGTTTTGGAGAACAGTTCTCAAATCAGTTGGAAACACAACTTTTAATACTTGTGTCCGGTAccttctctgtctgcagtggGCAATATGGTTGGCAACCTGCCAGCTGACAATTATACAGGAATTAAAG GAGGAGCTGTCCTCTTTGTTTGAGACACTATGTGGTGGAGTTGGGGACGACAAGAAGAATGAGGCAAGAGGAAAGTCGTCTGATATTCCACTATTGGTGACAGACCCAAGAGGGCTTGTTGAATTATTGCAGATCTGCACTTCCATCATCCAAG GTGCTGAAAGGTTGAGTGAAGGTCAGAGTTCAGAAGCACTGTCTGCTCTACAAACAGCTTCCTCCCTGCCGGCTCCCAGAGCTCTACTAGCATATGTGCACTTCCTCTCAGGGTCCTGCCTCGCTCATATG aGCCGCCCTCAGATGGCACTGCAGTGTTACAGGAAGGCGCTGGTGACGGACGCCTGTTGTGTATCTGCTCTGTACCAGAGCATGCTCATCTACAGACAGCTGGGCAACACACAGGCTGAGATACAAGCTCTTCGGTTGCTGCAGTCA ACTTTGATGTTGCCCTCTGTTACAGTGCCCGCTCTGGCCACCACCCATCTCCTCTCCCCGTCCTTACTGCTCTGCAGCCAATCACTAAGCAGCCTGCTCTCAGTtccctctgccctctctgtcCTTCACAGTCTGGCCCTGAAGTGTGTGCTCCATGGGAG GGTATCAGAGGGTGTGGAGCATTATCTGGACCTGCTGGCTGCCCTTCACTCAGAAGATCAACATGGA GTCCATGCTGAAGCCCCTGCCCTCCCCAGGTTGCCTGAGCTTTATCTGGAGGCTGGCGCTGCCTTGCTCATGGCCAGGCGGCCTGCAGATTGCATGGCATTGTGTAATGAAGTCATCAGCACCACACTGGAACTGCTGCCAGAGAAGGTGGTGTTGGAGGATCCAGAGGAGACGAGTGAGGCTGAGACCAGGGACATGAGCGTGGACGGGGAGGACAGGGTGGGGATGTTGCTCTGGACTGGGGCCGCATACCTCCTGCAGGGTCACTGCCACACTCACCTGAAGGACTGGAAACAAGCTGTGACTCACTACACTAG GTGTATCAACCTGCTGGTGAGGGTCCGCTTTAAAAAGAAAG GTTTCCAACCACAGATCACCAGTGGAGACATGGTTGTCAAACAGGGAACACATCTGTGTATCCTCCAAAGGCTGAAAGGGCTTTCACTAGCTGGTAGGGGTATCAGCTTCACTCAGACAGACCAACTGAAAGAGGCACTGAGAGACCTCCTGCTCAGCCTCCAGGCATCCCCAG AGTGTGTGGGTGCAGGGCTGTGGTGTGGTGAAGTGCTGTGGAGGCTTGGCAGGAGACAGGAGGCAGCAGCTTGTTGGGAAAAGACCTGGAGCTTCACCACACAGCACCACTCAGCAGA GGGTCTGCCTGTGTACCTGCAGGAACCCCAGTCTGGCCCTTTGTTGGACTCCACGGAGCTGCGGCACAGAATACAGGAACTTGGTCCTAACTAG